From the Saccharobesus litoralis genome, one window contains:
- the surA gene encoding peptidylprolyl isomerase SurA, protein MKFKKALGLLVATLLCSQAFAAKLLDKAAVIVDRGVILESEIASMVTEIKANALKNNQKLPSDKALRTQVTERLILRELQMQMAERAGFQVSDSQLQDTLVNIAQSQGMTIEQLKRTIDAAGLQGKTWEAFRDEIRIELITNEVRRSSVSRRVYVSPQEINSLVEALQQKGRENDEYHLGHILVGLPSEASAEDIEASKGRAEKVLRLLNDGSEFRKMAIASSSGEKALDGGDLGWMNINEMPTLFAEAVEGAKKGAFIGPIRSGAGFHILTIFDVRGREIVEVTETNSRHILIKPSIILSDAKAKEMLQTFLKDIKAGEADFAELAKKHSADPGSAAKGGELGWADPNVFVPEFRDALNSLQKDEFTGPFKTDHGWHIVQLIDRRKQDKTQSMQEEQAYQMLFKRKFAEESEAWYRSIRENAFIEILD, encoded by the coding sequence ATGAAATTTAAAAAAGCACTTGGGCTTTTAGTCGCAACCTTATTATGTAGTCAGGCTTTTGCGGCAAAATTATTGGATAAAGCTGCTGTTATTGTCGACAGAGGTGTAATTTTAGAAAGTGAAATCGCCAGTATGGTGACAGAAATTAAGGCGAATGCGTTAAAAAATAACCAAAAACTGCCTTCTGACAAAGCATTGCGTACACAGGTAACGGAACGTTTAATATTACGAGAGCTACAAATGCAAATGGCTGAACGTGCAGGCTTTCAAGTTAGCGACAGTCAGCTACAAGATACTTTGGTGAATATTGCACAAAGTCAAGGCATGACGATAGAGCAACTGAAACGTACTATTGACGCCGCAGGTTTACAAGGCAAAACGTGGGAAGCATTCCGAGATGAAATCCGCATTGAATTGATTACCAATGAAGTCCGCCGTAGTTCAGTATCACGCCGCGTGTATGTATCGCCACAAGAAATTAACTCTTTAGTTGAAGCACTTCAGCAAAAAGGTCGTGAAAATGATGAATATCATTTGGGCCATATTTTAGTTGGTTTACCTAGTGAGGCGAGCGCCGAAGATATTGAAGCGTCTAAAGGCCGAGCTGAAAAAGTATTGCGTTTATTAAACGATGGCAGCGAATTTCGTAAAATGGCCATCGCATCGTCATCGGGTGAAAAAGCGTTAGATGGCGGTGATTTAGGCTGGATGAATATTAATGAAATGCCAACCTTGTTTGCTGAAGCGGTAGAAGGCGCTAAAAAAGGCGCATTTATTGGTCCAATTCGTAGTGGTGCTGGCTTCCATATTTTAACCATATTCGATGTACGAGGTCGTGAGATAGTTGAAGTGACCGAGACCAACAGTCGACATATTCTTATTAAGCCGTCTATTATTTTAAGTGATGCTAAAGCGAAAGAAATGTTGCAGACGTTTTTAAAAGATATAAAAGCGGGTGAAGCCGATTTTGCTGAATTAGCTAAAAAGCATTCAGCGGATCCCGGTTCCGCGGCTAAAGGTGGTGAGTTAGGCTGGGCTGACCCAAATGTATTTGTGCCTGAATTTCGTGATGCGTTAAACTCGTTGCAAAAAGATGAGTTTACAGGCCCATTTAAAACCGACCACGGTTGGCATATCGTGCAATTAATTGATCGCCGTAAACAAGATAAAACCCAGAGCATGCAAGAAGAACAGGCCTATCAAATGCTATTTAAACGTAAATTTGCAGAAGAGTCTGAAGCTTGGTATCGCTCAATACGTGAAAACGCATTTATCGAGATTTTGGATTAA
- the pdxA gene encoding 4-hydroxythreonine-4-phosphate dehydrogenase PdxA — protein MTMKIAITPGEPAGIGPDLVLALAQQDWPEQLVVIADPQMMLQRAEKLGIDVQFEQYDPQQAAKPQAKGVITILPVDIAEPVVCGELNAANGHYVVETLRIACEKNMDGEFDAVVTGPVHKGIINQSGISFSGHTEYFAAQSNTLDVVMVLATEGLRVALMTTHIPLAYVSRAITPERIHKIVDILHHDMQTKFGIAQPKIYVCGLNPHAGEGGHLGREEIDVIEPALQQLREKGIDLIGPLPADTLFQPKYLEKADVVLAMYHDQGLTVLKYKGFGNSVNITLGLPFVRTSVDHGTATDLAGTGEADPGSFVVALNTAIEMANKRS, from the coding sequence ATGACAATGAAGATAGCAATTACCCCTGGTGAACCGGCGGGGATTGGACCTGATTTAGTATTAGCCTTAGCTCAACAAGATTGGCCTGAGCAGTTAGTGGTGATTGCGGATCCACAAATGATGCTACAGCGAGCCGAAAAATTAGGGATTGATGTTCAATTTGAGCAATATGATCCTCAGCAAGCCGCTAAACCACAAGCTAAAGGCGTGATCACAATTTTGCCGGTTGATATCGCCGAACCCGTTGTTTGCGGCGAGCTCAACGCGGCTAATGGCCATTACGTAGTGGAAACGCTACGCATTGCCTGTGAAAAAAACATGGATGGCGAATTTGATGCTGTGGTTACTGGCCCAGTACATAAAGGTATTATTAATCAGTCAGGCATATCTTTCAGCGGCCACACAGAATATTTTGCCGCGCAATCAAATACTTTAGATGTTGTTATGGTATTAGCAACAGAAGGGTTGCGTGTCGCCTTGATGACAACCCATATTCCATTAGCTTATGTTTCTCGGGCGATCACCCCAGAGCGCATTCATAAGATAGTCGACATTCTTCACCATGACATGCAAACCAAATTTGGCATTGCGCAACCGAAAATCTATGTTTGTGGTTTAAATCCGCATGCTGGAGAAGGTGGTCACTTAGGCCGAGAAGAAATCGACGTGATCGAGCCTGCGTTACAGCAATTGCGCGAAAAAGGCATTGATCTCATTGGTCCTTTGCCAGCCGATACGTTATTCCAACCTAAATATCTGGAAAAAGCCGATGTTGTATTGGCAATGTACCATGACCAAGGGTTAACCGTATTAAAGTACAAAGGGTTTGGTAACTCAGTGAACATTACCTTAGGGTTGCCATTTGTACGTACGTCGGTCGATCATGGTACTGCGACAGACTTAGCGGGGACTGGCGAAGCCGATCCTGGTAGCTTTGTGGTCGCACTCAATACCGCTATAGAAATGGCCAATAAACGCAGTTAA